A genomic stretch from Rhinatrema bivittatum chromosome 9, aRhiBiv1.1, whole genome shotgun sequence includes:
- the LOC115099309 gene encoding eukaryotic initiation factor 4A-II isoform X3 → MRVRIMSGGSADYNSRDHGGPEGMDPDGVIESNWNEIVDNFDDMNLKESLLRGIYAYGFEKPSAIQQRAIIPCIKGYDVIAQAQSGTGKTATFAISILQQLEIDLKESQALVLAPTRELAQQIQKVILALGDYMGATCHACIGGTNVRNEMQKLQAEAPHIVVGTPGRVFDMLNRRYLSPKWIKMFVLDEADEMLSRGFKDQIYEIFQKLSTNIQVVLLSATMPTDVLEVTKKFMRDPIRILVKKEELTLEGIKQFYINVEREEWKLDTLCDLYETLTITQAVIFLNTRRKVDWLTEKMHARDFTVSALHGDMDQKERDVIMREFRSGSSRVLITTDLLARGIDVQQVSLVINYDLPTNRENYIHSLKQLHVS, encoded by the exons ATGCGAGTTCGGATCATGTCAGGCGGTTCTGCGGATTATAACAG CAGAGACCATGGCGGCCCAGAAGGCATGGACCCCGATGGTGTTATTGAG AGCAATTGGAATGAGATTGTTGACAATTTTGATGATATGAACTTGAAAGAATCTCTTTTGAGAGGAATATATGCCTACGGTTTTGAGAAGCCGTCAGCTATTCAGCAGAGAGCTATAATTCCATGTAtaaaag GGTATGATGTGATTGCTCAAGCTCAGTCAGGTACTGGCAAGACAGCCACATTTGCTATTTCCATCCTGCAGCAGTTGGAGATTGATCTCAAGGAGTCCCAGGCTCTAGTATTGGCCCCCACCAGAGAACTGGCTCAACAG ATCCAAAAGGTAATTCTGGCTCTTGGAGACTATATGGGTGCCACTTGTCATGCCTGTATTGGTGGTACAAATGTCCGTAATGAAATGCAGAAACTTCAGGCAGAGGCTCCACACATTGTGGTTGGAACCCCAGGGCGAGTGTTTGATATGCTGAACAGGCGATATCTTT CCCCTAAATGGATAAAGATGTTTGTCTTGGATGAAGCAGATGAAATGTTGAGTCGGGGGTTCAAGGATCAAATCTATGAGATTTTTCAAAAGTTAAGCACAAATATTCAG GTTGTGTTGTTGTCCGCCACAATGCCAACTGATGTGTTGGAGGTGACAAAGAAATTCATGAGAGATCCTATTCGTATTTTGGTGAAAAAGGAAGAGTTAACCCTTGAGGGTATTAAACAATTCTATATAAATGTGGAAAGAGAG GAATGGAAGTTGGATACTCTTTGTGACTTGTATGAGACATTGACCATTACACAAGCTGTCATTTTTCTAAACACAAGGAGAAAAGTTGATTGGTTGACTGAAAAAATGCATGCCAGGGACTTCACTGTCTCTGCTTTG CATGGTGACATGGACCAGAAGGAGCGAGATGTTATTATGAGAGAATTTAGATCTGGGTCTAGTCGTGTACTGATAACTACAGACTTGCTG GCTCGTGGCATTGATGTGCAGCAAGTGTCCCTGGTCATTAATTATGACCTGCCTACAAATCGTGAAAACTATATTCATAG TTTAAAGCAATTACATGTAAGTTAA